TTCTGCTCGCACCGTGAACCTGTGGAACACATCTCATAGAATAAGGATCCTGAACTCTGTCACAATATTCGTGAGCCTTCATATTTTCAGAACCTTTCAGAAATTTCAGCATTCTGGCTGCCACTTTTTTGCTTCCTTCAAATGGTCTGATGTCGTGAAGTTCTTTTTTGAACGGACTTTCAGAACCTCTGTATGCCTCAATGCTCATCGCAGCCGTCATATCCGCCAAATCCAATAGATATTCGAATTTTTCTAACCCTTTAATGGCATGTGAAAGGATAAACTGAGTCCCGTTAATCAATCCCAGACCTTCCTTCGGACCTAAAGTCAGTGGTTCAAGATCGTTTTTTTCTAATACTTCCGCTGTATTGAAAATTTCGTTTCCAACCCAAACTTTTCCTAGTCCCAATAATGGCAAAACCAAGTGAGCCAGCGGAGCCAAATCTCCAGAAGCACCTACAGAACCCTGCTCCGGAACCACAGGAATAATATCTTTCTCCAGCATCAGGATCAATCTCTCGATGACCTCTAAAGAAACTCCTGAAAATCCTTTTGACAAAGCATGAACTTTAGCAATCATCATGATCTTTGAAAATTCTTTATCAATCGGTTTTCCTACACCAACAGCGTGAGAAATAATTAAGTTATATTGTAATTGTGCCGTTTCATCAGCAGAAATTTTAGTGTCACAAAGAGGTCCGAAACCTGTATTGATCCCATAAACACATCGGTCTGACTCTACAATTTTCTGAACATTTTGTTGAGATTTTAAGATCTGCTC
The sequence above is a segment of the Chryseobacterium sp. MYb264 genome. Coding sequences within it:
- the hutH gene encoding histidine ammonia-lyase; this encodes MIYGIDVFTFHDVLEICKTPNKAKLNKAAKEQILKSQQNVQKIVESDRCVYGINTGFGPLCDTKISADETAQLQYNLIISHAVGVGKPIDKEFSKIMMIAKVHALSKGFSGVSLEVIERLILMLEKDIIPVVPEQGSVGASGDLAPLAHLVLPLLGLGKVWVGNEIFNTAEVLEKNDLEPLTLGPKEGLGLINGTQFILSHAIKGLEKFEYLLDLADMTAAMSIEAYRGSESPFKKELHDIRPFEGSKKVAARMLKFLKGSENMKAHEYCDRVQDPYSMRCVPQVHGASRNAFEHLKMMAETELNSVTDNPIVLSAEESISGGNFHGQLMAMPLDYATLAVAELGNISDRRSYLLLEGKYGLPRLLTESSGLNSGFMIPQYTSAALVTENKTLCFPASADSIPTSLGQEDHVSMGSISGRKFNQVLGNLVNILSVELMFAAQGLEFRRPAKCSKIIEENFTILRSKVAKLEDDRLIGDDMLAIAELINERRFIVN